One Glycine max cultivar Williams 82 chromosome 1, Glycine_max_v4.0, whole genome shotgun sequence genomic window, TAGCGGACGTAATTGGGGAGAAGTTGATCTAAATGGTTGGGGAAATTACTTGAACTGATTTATGTGTTGTTATTGATATTCTCCACATACATGATGTGTCATACATATCTTAAACGTCTCTTTGTCGTCCTACTTGCTATGATTTTTGTAAATTCAGTGTCTGGGGAAAAAAGTTAATTTGACATTATGTTGTGTTTGATATAGCAGCACTCATGAGGAAATggtatgtaatatttttagcaAAGGGTAGAGCTCTCCTATTTTCAAAGAAATTTAGTTGATATCACCCAGTTTGTTCTTGGAGAGCATTGATTTTTCTTGATAGTGCAGGATGATTTTCATATATGAAGAAAGGCAGTGAACTTATGTGCTGCTACTTTTTTCCCTCCCCAACTTGCAGttgcttcttttcttttgtcatACTCTGTCGAATGCATTTAGGCACCACTACCTCCACTTTGGTAATCACATGAAGTGCAATTTTTGTTAAGATAGGAAAATGGTTTTTATTTGTGTGTGTTTTGGGGGTGGGGGTGGTTGACTTCTCAAAGAGGaactttattgtttttctttatgatggagcttgtttaataaaatttgacttgctgcttttattatttatagttaTACTAGTAGAGTAGTGGATGTTCTTATGTTTCTATTTCCATTTCAGGAAATATGCTGGCTTTCACGGTTGGTTCAAAGCAAGCTTTTGAAGTGTCTTTAGCAGATGTCTCTCAAACGCAGCTTCAAGGGAAGAATGATGTGATCTTGGAGTTTCATGTGGATGACACAACTGGAGCAAATGAGGTATATCTATATTTTCATGCACTTATATAGTCTTGTATGGTTTAGCAAATCCATGCCAAACTGGCAGCTTTTTGCATGAAAATTGTTCTCATTCAAGTTTGGGCTTGTACAATATTGAAGGCTCTAGTTATTTGGTTCAATtaaattgtcaattttttatgGCCTAATATTGTTTGTTATGATCTCAGAAAGATTCACTAATGGAGATAAGTTTCCATATACCAAATTCCAACACCCAGTTTGTTGGTGATGAAAATCGTCCCCCTGCTCAGGTGAGTTTTTTCCAGACTATAAAAGATCCCATGTTATAATAACTCCAAGGTTAACCGACATTTAGTTTTTTCTGGATCAGGTTTTCCGTGACAAAATTATGTCTATGGCTGATGTTGGCGCTGGAGGTGAAGATGCTATTGTTACATTTGAGGGTATTGCGATCCTTACACCAAGGTAATGTCTTTAAATGCATAGACATAtatcattcaaatatttttggCTTCTTACAGTAGTTTTTTTGTACTGCTTGTATTTGTGTCCTTTCAATAATATATCAAGtatcaatatttattaattgaaatttgtaCTTTTTTGTAGAGGACGATACAGTGTTGAGTTACACATGTCATTCTTGCGGCTTCAAGGACAGGCTAATGATTTCAAAATCCAATATAGCAGTGTGGTTCGCCTATTTTTACTTCCTAAGGTTCATTTCTTGAGCCTGTACTTTCATTAAAGTTGACTGATATTTGTTTTCATATTAAGTGATTAAGTGATGAGTAAAATTTAAATGCGATTAGCCAGTCATGTCTTTTAATTGATGCTTTTCTTTGGACTTGTTAAGTGCACTGACAATTTTACTATGTTTATGTAGTCTAATCAACCACATACCTTCGTCATTATTAGTCTTGATCCCCCTATTCGAAAGGGACAAACATTGTACCCTCATATTGTGATGCAGGTAAGTGCTCAATACTTCATGATTTGCCAATTTATGTGATGTGTATTTTACTTGCTTCTGAACCTAACATTGGTTTGCTCATTTCTATATAGTTTGAAACTGATTATGTTGTTGAAAGTGAATTGGCAATAAATGAAGATCTTTATAACACAAAGTACAAGGACAAGTTGGATCTGTCTTATAAGGTATTTTGCTTAAACTGTTAATAATTTATTCGTCATTATATAACCCGAGATACTGCTTTTCAAGGACTGTTTGGGAAAATAGAAAAGAGCATCTTGCCCATTTTAGATGATTGAGTGATGCATGAATTTGTTAACTGTTGGTCATGCATATCACATGATGCAGTATCTGATGTGTTTCATTTTCAATTCAACAATCAGGGGCTTATTCATGAAGTGTTCACCACAATATTACGTGGTTTGTCTGGTGCCAAAGTGACCAAGCCCGGAAAATTTAGGAGTTGTCAAGATGGCTATGCAGTGAAATCATCTTTGAAAGCTGAAGATGGAATTCTGTATCCCCTTGAGAAGAGCTTCTTCTTTCTACCTAAACCTCCCACTCTTATTCTTCATGAAGAGGTAAAATCTGATTGTTCGTACAGACAACCAAATGTCAATTACTGGTTGATATAGCATATGATATTTACACGATGGaggttttaattgtttttttttccctttcctaTTAGATTGACTATGTGGAATTTGAGCGACATGCTGCTGGTGGGTCCAATATGCATTATTTTGACCTTCTTATCAGACTAAAATCTGAACAAGAGCATCTCTTCCGTAATATTCAGAGAAATGAGTACCACAATTTGTATGAATTTATCAGGTAAATGGTAGCCCATTGCCAAATTCTACATACTACTAATTGTTATATAAACAAATTGTTTTTGGTCTGCACATGCAGTTCAAAGGGCTTGAAAATTTTGAACTTAGGAGATGCACAACCTACTGTTGGTATAAAGAAGGTTCTTgagaatgatgatgatgatgctgTTGATCCACATCTTGAACGCATCAAAAATGAAGCTGGTGGAGATGAAAGTGATGAGGAGGTGATCAAACTgatgttttatataattttcaccCTTATCTTTAGTTCATAAGTAGCATTtaataaatttgtgtttttgttttaaaaatcaaggagacatttatttatgttgtgaccAACAACATCTGAAAATAGTTGGGCATGAAAAAGTTAAGTGAACTCAAAGCTTACATTTCAGTTTTTGCAATTATTGAACTTACATCCATAGACGTGCAGTTGACTTTTCTCCTATTTTAATTGTctccatttttgttttgtgttttcttttttgctttctattaTGTTTGTGGGCATTTGTTCTGTGCTTCTGTAAGACTGGACTCAACAAAAGTTGATCCACTTTGGTATTTGGGGGCTCAGTGTGGCAGGATTTtcctagttttttttgtttctatataAACATTAAACGGTGGTAAATGCCTACAGGATTCCGATTTTGTTGCTGACAAGGATGATGAAGGTTCTCCTACTGATGATTCTGGGGCAGACGATTCTGATGCCACTGATAGTGGTGATGAGAAAGAGGCAagcgatttttatttttttttgtaatcttTGTGATACTTCTCTGCACTTTTTATCTATGGTGTGTCTGACACCTTAATGGTGACCAATTTTCAGAAGCCTGCCAAAAAGGAATCAAAGAAGGATCTGCCTTCTAAGGCATCTACTtctaaaaagaaatcaaaagatgatgaagatggaaagaagagaaaacagaagaagagaaaggaccCAAATGCACCCAAGAGGGCAATGTCTGGTTTCATGTTCTTTTCTAAATTGGAAAGAGAGGTGTGTTCTATTCTGTCATATTGGCTGTTTGGTTTTGGATTTGGGTGTGTAAGTTGTGGGTGGGAGTATTTATTAGTTATCACCTTACTTCTGCATAGCTGCCTAGCCTCAGAGTTTGGGGTTACAATTACAATGGCAACTAAGTAGATTTTTATACTGGATATTTTGGGGGAGAAAATCAAAGTTTCTAAGGTTgggtaaagaaaaaaaggtaATGTTGAGATCATCCTGCAAAAACTGTAATTACTGCAAGTGGGGTTACATAGGTACTATTCCAATGTTTCTGGACACTGGACATTTGCTTCGAACTCAGTGTCGCCAAATATGACCTTTAGCAAAAATTTTAATAGGTATTTTGAttgtaagaaattaaaaaatccaCCTGAAGTCAATTATGGGTTTATGTAAGTTGAGTTCTATTTACTTAATATTtcctgattctttttttttttgacagaatctAAAGAAAACTAATCCTGGAATTTCATTTACGGATGTGTCAAGAGTACTTGGAGAGAAATGGAAAAAGTTGTCAGGTATGACTGGTTGTCAATTGTTTCATTTCATGCAGATTTAGGGACTAAATCACCAACTTTACATTGTTTTACCTATTGAATGCACAGTGGAAGAGAAGGAACCATACGAGGCAAAGGCACGTGAAGATAAAAAACGTTACAAGGATGAGATTAGTGGCTACAAGAATCCGCAACCCATGAATATTGATTCAGGAAATGAATCCGACAGTGCCTAAGCTCCGTATATTTCTTACTGGAGTGGTGATGACATCTACTCTCATGCTCCGTAAGTTGGCACATTTATGCTCTTGGAAATGGCTTGATAACTTGTGAACATGCTCAAGAGTTTTGTGCTCTGTTGGTTTGCATGGCTATAGGGAAGGCAGGGACGGTAGAGCTTGATGTGTTGAGTAGGTTCCTATGCTTAATTGAATTAGTGGTCTTTGTGAATTGTGACCCAATTTTCGCTAAATGACAGTGCCTCTTTTTAGAGTTTATGACCGGCAGATGTAGGatttgtaacaatttttttgctTCAACTCTTTGCACGAATAGGATTTAAAATATTAGATCAAgcctacttttttttattgttttttgttccAGATCTGCAGATTGGTACTTGATCTGGGATATGCATCCGTTTAAATGTGATAGCTAAAACTAAAAGTTCACGTTTGGAAAATCAGTTTTGTAAAtgttcattttaaacttgtcaGAACTGCCCACTTAGAACATTAcctaatatactttttttataattgatttaagtttgttgaaaattataaaaattatgtcggtttaatttatttttaatgaattgtaCTTCTAAATTTGtagtttttgataaattataaccAATAATAAAGTGTTGGAATGGGTGTTATTAAGAAGAAATCTTCTCCAGCGAAAAGAAAAAACTGAGATGTTTGAAGTGTTGTGATCTTActgtttactttttaaaatatcactTTATAGTAACAGTTGGAATTTCGTAAAGTGGTAAAGTTACTGCTGAATATCTATAGATGTTGCTATCACTCCTCTTTATTTCTATAAGCATGATGGCAATGCCTAGGTGAAGTTGAGGGATACAAGCGTTTTTGTTTACCTGTTCATCTACTCAGCTATACCAATAACAAGTAATATGATTTTTGcttggatattttttaaattcggGAATATAAACTTGGGGTCTAATaaccaataacaaaatatatatatatatatatatatatatatatatatatatatatatatatagcaagtTCCACCAATAGAATTCCTTTAATGCACAACATGCACTACCTTCATCTAGAGTGTAGACGCATGATAAAAATCAACCATCCCTTCACAGAACAAAACTCTACCcggaaaaattgtatttttggttcCCTAATTTATCTTTCGTCTCGAATTTGGtttcttagtaatttaattaacaaattggGTCTTTCTATCTTGTAAAATCATGCAATGTTGGTCCCCCAAGTCATAATTGGACATTGATCGTTAGCTAGTGACGTTGACTGTCACGTATCACGTTCTTATTCGATGATGACTGTCGcgtgtcacgttcttattggaTGTCAATTTCATAAAAGATGAAatgcatttttgttttcattgatCAATCAGACTATGACACAAAACAGTAATTATCCAATAAGAACGTCGCAAGTGATGGTCAATATTCCTTTGTAACGGTTAAAGGAAACCAacatttgattttataaaataagaggACGCAATTagtgaattaaattactaagagatcgaatttgaaactaaaaataaacgaGGGaccaaatttatataattttgcctattaaaaaattcattcccTTTGTTCACTGATTTTCTTGTGGAATGAAGTTCAGCACCAAATTAATTTCCTTGTGCATCTAAACTTGGTCCATCTCTGCGAGTGCAAAGTCTCAAATCTGGAATCCAAAAACTCAAATTTGTAGCAATATAACAAGGCTAAACTCCATTGGgcataacttaattaatttaattctcaCAAAACACAGTCAGAGAGAGATCTGTCTGCCGATTATTGttgtaaacaaaattcaatttcaagattacaagaTATGCTGCATGAATCACGGAAGTGGGAGATGGGGGAggagagatattttttttaatattaaatatttaattactataataaacctcaaaaatttaattaggtatttttgtcttaaatttttGGTGATCTAGTATGGATATAGcaaccttttatatatatatatatatatatatatatatatatatatatatatatatatatatatatatatatatatatatatatatatatatatatatatataactttatatTGCCGGTGTGAGGTGTGAGGGTGACACATTGGGGTATGGTCACCTCCAAGTTTTTGAAGTGTACTTATgttgttaaataataataaaatcccCCACCCCCATCCtggcataaaaaaataaatgtttaattattaaaaattgttgaTATTCATGTCACTAAATTGCTTGTATTTGTATTGAGAACTCTATCTAGC contains:
- the LOC100780190 gene encoding FACT complex subunit SSRP1, which gives rise to MTDGHLFNNITLGGRGGTNPGQIKIYPGGIIWKRQGGGKLIEVDKSDIMGVTWMKVPRSNQLGVQIKDGLYYKFTGFRDQDVVSLTNFFQNTCGISVEEKQLSVSGRNWGEVDLNGNMLAFTVGSKQAFEVSLADVSQTQLQGKNDVILEFHVDDTTGANEKDSLMEISFHIPNSNTQFVGDENRPPAQVFRDKIMSMADVGAGGEDAIVTFEGIAILTPRGRYSVELHMSFLRLQGQANDFKIQYSSVVRLFLLPKSNQPHTFVIISLDPPIRKGQTLYPHIVMQFETDYVVESELAINEDLYNTKYKDKLDLSYKGLIHEVFTTILRGLSGAKVTKPGKFRSCQDGYAVKSSLKAEDGILYPLEKSFFFLPKPPTLILHEEIDYVEFERHAAGGSNMHYFDLLIRLKSEQEHLFRNIQRNEYHNLYEFISSKGLKILNLGDAQPTVGIKKVLENDDDDAVDPHLERIKNEAGGDESDEEDSDFVADKDDEGSPTDDSGADDSDATDSGDEKEKPAKKESKKDLPSKASTSKKKSKDDEDGKKRKQKKRKDPNAPKRAMSGFMFFSKLERENLKKTNPGISFTDVSRVLGEKWKKLSVEEKEPYEAKAREDKKRYKDEISGYKNPQPMNIDSGNESDSA